One genomic segment of Pseudomonas chlororaphis subsp. aurantiaca includes these proteins:
- a CDS encoding phage holin family protein, with protein sequence MTNEQQTLVDMPIWMVIVLSLVGGVSGEMWRADKAGARGWSLIRRLALRSGACVVCGLGTIMLLHAAGVSILAAGGIGCLTAMAGADVAIGLYERWAAKRLGLGQVPPPSPPGAE encoded by the coding sequence ATGACGAACGAGCAGCAAACGCTGGTGGACATGCCGATCTGGATGGTGATTGTCCTTTCACTGGTCGGTGGTGTCTCCGGGGAGATGTGGCGAGCCGACAAGGCGGGCGCCCGGGGCTGGTCCTTGATTCGCCGCTTGGCATTGAGGTCTGGAGCCTGCGTGGTCTGCGGGCTCGGCACCATCATGCTGTTGCACGCCGCCGGGGTTTCGATCCTGGCAGCAGGCGGGATCGGATGCCTCACGGCAATGGCCGGCGCCGATGTTGCGATTGGCCTGTACGAACGCTGGGCCGCAAAGCGACTGGGCCTCGGGCAGGTGCCACCGCCCAGTCCCCCTGGTGCTGAGTAA
- a CDS encoding terminase small subunit: MGKTVSKVELGEIVGRDERTLSRWQKEGMPVIEFGVGRGNENQYDTQAVIEWLLRQAALNGKKESARDRYDRLRGDDLEVELAKKLGQVVLEADMVERFEAVITTAKIELLNTLPDELAATLSAQYGVQVDDQLIRAPIEAILRRLSAYDEDDDDPDWDADEPDDEEGSEEDGD, encoded by the coding sequence ATGGGCAAGACAGTTAGCAAGGTCGAGCTCGGCGAGATCGTCGGTCGAGACGAGCGCACGTTGAGCCGGTGGCAGAAGGAAGGCATGCCGGTGATCGAGTTCGGCGTGGGGCGTGGCAACGAAAACCAGTACGACACCCAGGCGGTGATCGAGTGGCTGCTGCGCCAGGCCGCGTTGAACGGCAAAAAAGAGTCCGCTCGGGACAGGTATGACAGGTTGCGGGGCGATGATCTGGAGGTGGAGCTGGCCAAGAAGCTCGGCCAAGTGGTGTTAGAAGCAGACATGGTCGAGCGCTTCGAGGCGGTGATCACTACTGCCAAGATCGAGCTGCTGAACACCCTCCCCGATGAGCTGGCGGCGACCTTGTCCGCGCAGTACGGCGTGCAGGTCGACGACCAGCTTATCCGCGCGCCTATCGAAGCAATACTGAGGAGGTTGTCCGCATATGACGAGGACGATGATGATCCCGACTGGGATGCTGACGAGCCGGACGATGAAGAGGGCTCTGAAGAAGACGGCGATTAA
- a CDS encoding phage terminase large subunit family protein — MSIIEWADKYRYLSTEEAGKPGKYRFDVTPHLIWPGGPLEALDDPNVFEVVGRKSAQVAWTSGVMGNAIGKWIDLDPSPILILFPKAEAAKQYVAEKLGPMIAATKRLRKKVDLGSRKLQQRQDFKRFPGGFLKMVGSNSPASVKSTPVPRVAVEEPDDCNLNLRGQGDSIKLAKERLKTFRRSKIIIGGTPTIKGLSAIDAELELSDKRVGLVPCHGCGHEHALSFDHLHCDEDEHYLHEVYGKRRPETAYYACPHCGEIWDDHQKNTNLQHGRWEATAEFRGIAGYILNELYATFHGSRFEKLMEKKLQAEHAASNGNNGPMIAFTNSQMGECYEYKSNAPKTDELEKRAEPYAELTAPKGTLLVTVGVDVQGDRLALVIVGWGRGEESWRLYWGELPGNPIDPNDGVWTDLDRIIATPIPTESGAQLAVSAVSVDSSDGNTSDAVYTYVRDRQRFNIMAIKGASNDSRDREIFTKPAQSADTSQDNTKAARYGLRVFIVGTHKAKTLIDGRMRLKGSGPGRMHWYSEIRADYYEQVTNEVLAPHPRTPSKMVWQKKAGRRNEALDCEVYALHAARSLKTHLLRDNEWDQLEQQLLQPTLFTTEQAVAPIPRRVVSRGRGTRSRVS; from the coding sequence ATGAGCATCATCGAATGGGCTGACAAGTATCGTTATCTCTCGACTGAGGAGGCGGGCAAGCCAGGTAAATACCGGTTCGATGTTACGCCTCACCTGATCTGGCCTGGTGGCCCACTGGAAGCCCTAGACGATCCAAATGTGTTTGAGGTCGTTGGTCGCAAGTCTGCCCAGGTGGCCTGGACATCGGGGGTGATGGGTAACGCTATAGGCAAATGGATTGATCTGGACCCGTCCCCGATCTTGATCCTGTTCCCCAAGGCCGAAGCGGCCAAGCAATACGTGGCGGAAAAGCTTGGACCTATGATCGCCGCGACCAAGCGCTTGCGCAAAAAGGTCGACCTGGGCAGCCGCAAGCTGCAGCAGCGTCAGGACTTCAAGCGGTTCCCCGGCGGCTTCCTCAAGATGGTCGGCTCCAACAGCCCGGCCAGTGTGAAGTCCACCCCGGTCCCTCGGGTTGCGGTGGAGGAGCCCGACGACTGTAACCTGAACCTGCGGGGGCAGGGGGATAGCATCAAGCTGGCTAAGGAGCGTCTCAAGACGTTCCGGCGGTCGAAGATCATCATCGGTGGGACTCCGACCATCAAGGGGCTGTCCGCGATCGATGCCGAGTTGGAACTGTCGGACAAGCGCGTGGGCCTGGTCCCATGTCACGGCTGTGGCCACGAGCACGCGCTGAGCTTCGACCATCTGCATTGCGACGAGGACGAGCACTACCTCCACGAGGTGTACGGTAAGCGTCGTCCGGAAACAGCGTATTACGCCTGTCCACATTGCGGTGAGATCTGGGACGACCACCAGAAGAACACCAACCTCCAGCATGGGCGCTGGGAGGCCACCGCCGAATTCCGCGGCATTGCTGGTTATATCCTCAACGAGCTGTATGCGACGTTCCATGGCTCCCGCTTTGAAAAGTTGATGGAGAAGAAGCTGCAGGCTGAGCATGCCGCGTCGAACGGCAATAACGGTCCTATGATCGCTTTTACCAACAGCCAGATGGGCGAGTGCTACGAGTACAAGAGCAACGCGCCGAAGACGGACGAGCTGGAGAAACGTGCCGAACCTTACGCCGAATTGACGGCCCCGAAGGGTACGCTGCTGGTCACGGTCGGTGTTGACGTTCAGGGCGATCGTCTCGCTCTGGTTATCGTGGGGTGGGGGCGAGGAGAGGAGTCCTGGAGGTTGTACTGGGGCGAGCTGCCCGGCAACCCGATCGACCCGAATGACGGGGTGTGGACGGATCTCGACAGGATCATCGCGACGCCGATCCCCACCGAGAGCGGTGCGCAACTGGCCGTGTCGGCGGTCAGCGTCGACAGCTCCGACGGCAACACCAGCGATGCGGTGTACACCTACGTTCGGGATCGCCAGCGCTTCAACATCATGGCGATCAAGGGCGCGTCCAACGACAGCCGGGACCGGGAGATCTTCACCAAGCCGGCCCAGTCAGCGGACACCAGCCAAGACAACACCAAGGCTGCGAGGTATGGCCTACGTGTGTTCATCGTCGGTACCCACAAGGCCAAGACGCTGATCGATGGCCGGATGCGCCTCAAGGGCAGCGGGCCAGGGCGTATGCACTGGTACAGCGAGATCCGCGCGGACTACTACGAGCAGGTGACCAACGAAGTCCTGGCGCCGCACCCGCGCACCCCCAGCAAGATGGTCTGGCAGAAGAAGGCCGGCCGGCGCAACGAGGCGCTGGACTGTGAGGTGTATGCCTTGCACGCGGCCCGCAGCCTGAAGACCCACCTGCTGCGCGACAACGAATGGGACCAGCTGGAGCAGCAGCTGCTTCAGCCCACCCTCTTCACTACTGAACAGGCGGTGGCGCCGATTCCTCGTCGCGTGGTTTCGCGCGGCAGGGGCACGCGGAGCCGCGTCAGCTAA
- a CDS encoding phage portal protein, with translation MWPFRKQESAAEQLMTEAIRVARASVDGQQIVAQGGGGGVETRWRGASRVLRSVASWLPGLGSPRRDFNQSERRMLVARSRDAMRNHLVARAAITRLRTNVVGTGLVCRAQVDHEALGLTEEEAEQLNAKLDRLWSLYADDPRECDAEATLNHYQLQALVLVSSMVAGDVFVASPDQERPGCIFSTRLQLIESDRVGNPNGGMDRTDLVEGVEFDGLGSPVAYHVCSGYPGEHLAGKALYWERLTVFGAETGRRRVLHVMADKERPGQKRGVPYLSPVLEPLQKLERYSSAELMAAVISAMFTVFIKKSNDFNTGNLPMSALTEEQPGGDDSSDGTLALGEGAIVDLGVGEEPMVANPGRPNAQFDPFFTAVVKEIGAALELPLEELLLHYSSSYSAARAAMLQAWRFYSLRRWWLACDFCQPSRELVIDEAVARGLIDLPGYNIPARRKAYCQAIWIGPARGAIDELKEANAAGKRIEIGVSNETLETAAMTGEPWQQVIRQRTREVTYRRTHNMQALPKSGLETPPDPNPEEE, from the coding sequence ATGTGGCCGTTCCGAAAACAGGAGTCGGCTGCCGAGCAGTTGATGACCGAAGCGATCCGCGTGGCCAGGGCATCGGTCGATGGACAACAGATCGTCGCCCAGGGCGGCGGCGGTGGGGTTGAAACCCGTTGGCGCGGCGCGTCGCGGGTATTGCGCAGCGTAGCCAGCTGGCTGCCTGGCCTCGGCAGTCCGCGGCGCGACTTCAATCAGAGCGAGCGCCGCATGCTGGTGGCGCGCTCGCGTGATGCCATGCGTAACCACCTGGTGGCTCGCGCGGCAATCACCCGGCTACGCACCAACGTCGTGGGCACGGGGCTGGTCTGTCGCGCCCAGGTCGACCATGAAGCGCTGGGCCTGACCGAAGAGGAGGCCGAACAGCTCAACGCTAAGCTGGACCGGTTGTGGTCGCTGTATGCCGATGACCCGAGGGAGTGCGACGCCGAAGCGACGCTCAACCATTACCAGCTGCAAGCCCTGGTGCTGGTGTCGTCGATGGTGGCGGGAGATGTGTTCGTGGCCAGCCCGGACCAAGAGCGCCCCGGTTGCATCTTCAGTACGCGGCTGCAGCTGATCGAGTCCGACCGTGTCGGCAACCCGAACGGCGGCATGGACCGCACGGACTTGGTGGAAGGGGTCGAGTTCGACGGGCTGGGTTCGCCTGTGGCGTACCATGTGTGTTCCGGCTACCCCGGCGAGCATTTGGCGGGTAAGGCGCTGTATTGGGAGCGGTTGACCGTGTTCGGCGCTGAGACTGGGCGGCGTCGTGTGCTACACGTCATGGCCGACAAGGAGCGGCCTGGACAGAAGCGCGGCGTACCGTACCTGTCCCCGGTGCTGGAGCCGCTGCAGAAGCTGGAGCGCTACAGCAGCGCCGAGCTGATGGCGGCGGTGATCTCGGCGATGTTCACCGTGTTCATCAAGAAGAGCAATGACTTCAACACCGGCAACCTGCCGATGTCGGCTCTGACTGAAGAACAGCCCGGAGGTGATGACAGCTCTGACGGCACGCTGGCTCTGGGTGAAGGCGCCATCGTGGATCTCGGCGTGGGTGAGGAACCGATGGTGGCCAACCCCGGCCGCCCAAACGCCCAGTTCGACCCGTTCTTCACCGCGGTGGTGAAGGAAATCGGCGCGGCACTGGAGCTGCCGCTGGAAGAGCTGCTGTTGCACTACAGCAGCAGTTACAGCGCTGCCCGTGCTGCGATGCTCCAGGCCTGGCGCTTCTACAGCTTGCGCCGCTGGTGGCTGGCCTGCGACTTCTGCCAGCCGAGCCGCGAGCTGGTCATCGATGAGGCCGTGGCCAGGGGGTTGATCGACCTGCCCGGATACAACATTCCGGCCAGGCGCAAAGCCTATTGCCAAGCCATCTGGATTGGCCCGGCCCGTGGCGCCATCGATGAGCTCAAGGAAGCCAACGCTGCCGGCAAGCGCATTGAGATCGGCGTGAGCAACGAGACCCTGGAAACGGCGGCCATGACCGGTGAGCCCTGGCAGCAGGTCATTCGTCAGCGAACCCGCGAAGTCACCTATCGCCGTACACACAACATGCAGGCCCTGCCCAAGAGCGGGCTCGAAACCCCGCCCGACCCCAACCCCGAAGAGGAATAG
- a CDS encoding S49 family peptidase — protein sequence MPRALELAASQPWLMLPDALDNLLTISDRMGDPVALATKRGEQLEDTRKVTMRNGVAVVPIVGPIFRYANLFTEISGATSTQILATDIQRALDDPKVRSIVLNIDSPGGVASGINELAEMIYAGRARKRIVAYIGGIGASAAYWIASAASEIVIDEASLAGSIGVVVEAVVENEKVSGRTRYQIVSRNAPNKRPDLNTEEGRAKLGETIDALGEVFVGKVARNLGVAAEKVPEMGDHGGIRVGADAVKHGLAHRVGSLESLITELAKPALNSPRIHTMTTVTTTAELRTAIAAGTDPNTIEIAQAAQPDTAAIRTEAATAERERIKGINALAAKGFEKEVGAAIDDGSSVEATALVLFKAAQDRGISLAAIKGDAQGVTSTSPSTDSKQADRKAAVSAIVAGASRR from the coding sequence ATGCCTCGAGCACTTGAGCTGGCTGCCTCGCAGCCCTGGCTGATGCTGCCCGACGCGCTGGACAACTTGCTGACCATCTCCGACCGCATGGGCGATCCGGTGGCGCTGGCGACCAAGCGCGGCGAGCAGCTGGAGGACACCCGCAAGGTGACCATGCGCAACGGCGTGGCAGTGGTGCCCATCGTTGGGCCGATCTTCCGCTACGCAAACCTGTTCACCGAGATCAGCGGTGCGACCAGTACGCAGATCCTGGCCACGGACATTCAGCGAGCGCTGGATGACCCCAAGGTCAGGTCGATCGTACTCAACATCGACAGCCCTGGTGGCGTGGCGTCGGGTATCAACGAGCTGGCGGAGATGATCTATGCCGGCCGCGCTCGCAAACGCATCGTCGCGTACATCGGCGGTATCGGTGCCAGCGCGGCCTATTGGATTGCCTCGGCTGCCAGCGAAATTGTCATCGACGAGGCCAGCCTGGCCGGCAGCATCGGCGTCGTTGTTGAGGCGGTAGTCGAGAACGAGAAGGTGAGCGGGCGGACCCGTTACCAGATCGTTAGCCGCAATGCCCCCAACAAGCGCCCGGACCTCAACACCGAGGAGGGCCGGGCGAAGCTGGGCGAGACCATCGACGCCCTGGGCGAAGTCTTCGTGGGCAAGGTTGCCCGCAACCTCGGCGTGGCTGCCGAGAAGGTGCCCGAGATGGGCGATCACGGCGGGATCCGCGTCGGTGCCGACGCCGTCAAGCACGGCCTGGCCCATCGCGTGGGCTCGCTCGAATCCCTGATCACTGAACTGGCCAAGCCGGCCCTCAACTCCCCAAGGATACACACCATGACCACCGTCACTACCACGGCAGAACTGCGCACGGCGATTGCAGCTGGCACCGACCCCAACACCATCGAGATCGCTCAGGCGGCCCAGCCTGACACCGCGGCGATCCGCACCGAGGCTGCCACCGCCGAGCGTGAGCGCATCAAGGGCATCAACGCCCTGGCCGCCAAAGGCTTCGAGAAGGAAGTCGGGGCGGCCATCGACGATGGCAGCTCTGTAGAAGCCACCGCCCTGGTGCTGTTCAAAGCGGCCCAGGACCGCGGTATCTCGCTGGCTGCCATCAAGGGCGATGCCCAAGGCGTCACCAGCACTTCCCCATCCACTGACAGTAAGCAAGCTGACCGCAAAGCCGCTGTCAGCGCCATTGTGGCCGGCGCGTCGCGCCGCTGA
- a CDS encoding head decoration protein, whose translation MSNPERNTYLPSQLSAGDFPIVMDTGVIAAGQKLARGAVLGQVTTTSEYLLCKAAAEDGSQTPAVILDQDVDTTDGAKSAPIRLTGQVLGSQLTFGEGLTLAAAKAALRPLCLFIR comes from the coding sequence ATGAGCAACCCCGAACGCAATACCTACCTGCCGAGCCAGCTCTCGGCGGGCGACTTCCCCATCGTGATGGACACCGGCGTTATTGCAGCTGGCCAGAAGCTGGCCCGCGGTGCGGTGCTGGGCCAGGTCACCACCACCAGTGAGTACCTGCTGTGCAAGGCCGCTGCCGAGGACGGCTCGCAGACGCCCGCGGTGATCCTCGACCAGGACGTCGACACCACCGACGGCGCCAAGAGCGCGCCGATCCGTCTGACCGGCCAGGTGCTGGGCAGCCAACTCACCTTTGGCGAGGGCCTGACCCTGGCCGCTGCGAAGGCCGCTCTGCGTCCTCTCTGCCTCTTCATTCGTTGA
- a CDS encoding major capsid protein yields the protein MTDIFDTLTMLEAVEQMATPRRFLMNTFFNGGAPETFGTETVSIDIVKGQRKMAPFVHPTLPGSVSQRSGINSSTYKPPYIQPKRETRAELILKRGAGETPFSTRTPLERAGELLGRDLVDLDNEITRREEWMCAQALTTGRIRVVGDGVDDTIDFLMEDTHKVTLATGRWNTEGSDPIANMRQWRRLIAKDSGRSANVAVLSAEAQDAFQSNKTVLAQLNSRRVDMGMIKPEELPDGVTYLGYLNDPGIDLYVYDEWYLDAADTEQPVIPAGGLILGSTSTRNAMLYAAIQDLEAIESGLVEAARFPKSWVTQEPSVRWLKLQSAPLAGMLEPNAFLYAKVV from the coding sequence ATGACTGACATTTTCGACACCCTGACCATGCTGGAAGCCGTCGAACAGATGGCGACGCCGCGGCGCTTCCTCATGAACACCTTCTTCAACGGCGGCGCTCCCGAGACCTTCGGCACTGAAACGGTCTCCATCGACATCGTGAAGGGTCAGCGCAAGATGGCGCCGTTCGTACACCCGACCCTGCCAGGCAGTGTGTCGCAGCGTTCCGGCATCAATTCTTCGACCTATAAGCCGCCGTACATTCAGCCGAAGCGCGAAACCCGTGCAGAGTTGATCCTGAAGCGCGGGGCGGGCGAGACCCCGTTCTCGACACGCACTCCGCTTGAGCGGGCCGGTGAGCTGCTCGGCCGCGACCTGGTAGACCTCGATAACGAGATCACTCGCCGCGAGGAGTGGATGTGCGCCCAAGCGCTGACTACCGGACGTATCCGGGTAGTCGGCGACGGTGTGGATGACACCATCGACTTCCTTATGGAAGACACCCACAAGGTCACGCTGGCCACCGGTCGCTGGAACACCGAGGGCTCTGACCCGATCGCCAATATGCGCCAGTGGCGCCGTCTGATCGCCAAGGATTCCGGTCGATCGGCAAACGTGGCGGTGTTGAGCGCCGAGGCGCAGGACGCCTTCCAGAGCAACAAGACGGTGCTGGCACAACTGAACAGCCGGCGCGTGGACATGGGCATGATCAAGCCTGAAGAACTGCCGGACGGGGTGACCTACCTCGGTTACCTCAACGATCCGGGCATCGATCTGTACGTCTACGACGAGTGGTACCTGGACGCAGCCGATACCGAACAGCCGGTGATTCCAGCTGGCGGCTTGATTCTGGGTTCTACCTCGACCCGCAACGCCATGCTCTACGCGGCCATTCAGGATCTGGAAGCCATCGAGAGCGGTCTGGTCGAAGCGGCGCGCTTCCCCAAGAGTTGGGTCACCCAGGAGCCGAGCGTGCGTTGGTTGAAGCTCCAGTCGGCTCCTCTGGCCGGCATGCTGGAACCGAATGCTTTCCTCTACGCGAAGGTGGTGTGA
- a CDS encoding head-tail joining protein, with protein MAFRDQVVGMDAALLEELGDEVEIEGFDEPVKGFMSVPWQQPKVGTINTGLRQPVFSVRVGDAAGIKEGQQLVCDLAPADGGGRYIIAKRDPDGTGWINFALREVR; from the coding sequence GTGGCCTTCCGTGATCAGGTGGTGGGCATGGATGCTGCGCTATTGGAAGAGCTGGGTGATGAGGTCGAGATCGAGGGTTTCGACGAGCCGGTGAAGGGGTTCATGTCCGTGCCGTGGCAGCAGCCCAAGGTCGGCACGATCAACACCGGCCTTCGTCAACCTGTCTTCTCTGTGCGTGTGGGTGACGCCGCGGGTATCAAGGAAGGTCAGCAGCTGGTCTGCGATCTTGCGCCTGCGGATGGCGGTGGACGATACATCATCGCCAAGCGTGACCCGGACGGCACGGGCTGGATCAATTTCGCTTTGCGGGAGGTTCGATGA
- a CDS encoding phage baseplate assembly protein V gives MSFASAMHDRMLAGLVIPCRVVAVDLAAGMVRVSDGGDWTSAWVRWHSQAAGKARHWRAPSLDEQGALISPSGDPAQGTFVPGLYGNAGAQPDNRDHVETWRFDDGGSLIYDWKAKSYTIQLPSGTVSVRVGASQAVLTDAAITAKSSSISAQADTITLTGQVTINGPLTVTGDINGGGRIIDTAGNTANHKH, from the coding sequence GTGAGCTTCGCATCGGCAATGCACGACCGCATGCTGGCCGGTCTGGTGATCCCCTGTCGGGTAGTCGCGGTCGATCTCGCCGCCGGCATGGTCCGAGTCTCGGACGGCGGCGACTGGACCAGCGCCTGGGTGCGTTGGCACAGCCAGGCAGCGGGTAAGGCACGTCACTGGCGGGCACCGAGCCTGGACGAGCAGGGTGCCCTGATCAGCCCGAGCGGCGATCCCGCTCAGGGCACCTTCGTGCCGGGGCTGTACGGCAACGCCGGTGCCCAGCCGGACAACCGCGACCACGTCGAGACCTGGCGCTTCGACGATGGCGGCTCGCTGATCTACGACTGGAAGGCCAAGAGCTACACCATTCAGTTGCCCAGCGGCACGGTGAGCGTTCGGGTGGGCGCCTCGCAGGCGGTACTGACGGACGCTGCCATCACGGCCAAGTCCAGCAGCATCAGCGCGCAGGCCGACACAATCACATTGACCGGCCAAGTGACGATCAACGGTCCGCTCACGGTGACGGGCGACATCAACGGAGGTGGCCGGATCATCGACACCGCCGGCAACACGGCAAATCACAAACACTGA
- a CDS encoding GPW/gp25 family protein encodes MIGMDRRTGQPVSGLAHLRQSIEDILGTTVGSRRMRPEYGCQLRRYVDLPVNEGWKSAVQAEVARALGRWEPRLRLERVRVVAVVDGQISLQLTGEYLGDSAVMEVSV; translated from the coding sequence GTGATCGGTATGGATCGTCGAACGGGGCAGCCGGTCTCCGGCCTGGCGCACCTGCGGCAGTCCATTGAGGACATTCTCGGTACCACGGTCGGCAGCCGGCGGATGCGTCCGGAGTACGGGTGCCAGTTACGCCGCTACGTGGACTTGCCGGTGAATGAGGGCTGGAAGAGCGCGGTACAGGCCGAGGTCGCCCGGGCTCTGGGCCGGTGGGAGCCGCGGCTACGGCTGGAGCGCGTGCGCGTTGTGGCCGTTGTCGATGGGCAGATCAGCTTGCAGCTGACCGGCGAGTACCTGGGTGACAGCGCAGTGATGGAGGTGAGTGTATGA
- a CDS encoding baseplate assembly protein: MSAVDLSQLPPPQVLEGLNFERLYEEELQRFREYMGDKWDAFLESDPITKLLELSAFRRMQNRARVNDAAKSLLLAYATKADLDQLAANVNLQRLVVQAEDLNVVPPVEQVLEADDALRERVQLVYEGLTTAGPRNSYILHARNASGRVADATAESPAPAEVVVTVLDLEGTGLASPDLLEAVRVYLSDDDVRPVADRLTVRAAEILPYRVDAVVYMSGTGPENEAILAECKERLEAWVNPRRRLGQEVARSGVDAQLHIAGVRRVELMGWSDIRPTKAQAAWCESVSVTRGS, from the coding sequence ATGAGCGCAGTGGACTTATCGCAGCTCCCGCCGCCGCAGGTGTTGGAAGGCCTGAATTTCGAAAGGTTGTACGAAGAGGAGCTGCAGCGGTTCCGCGAGTACATGGGGGACAAGTGGGATGCGTTTCTCGAGAGTGACCCGATTACCAAACTCCTCGAGCTGAGCGCGTTCCGCCGGATGCAGAACCGTGCGCGGGTCAACGATGCTGCGAAGTCTCTGCTACTGGCCTATGCAACGAAGGCCGATCTCGACCAGCTGGCCGCCAATGTGAACCTGCAGCGGCTGGTGGTGCAGGCTGAGGACTTGAACGTGGTGCCTCCGGTGGAACAGGTTCTCGAGGCCGACGATGCTCTGCGGGAGCGCGTGCAGTTGGTCTATGAGGGCCTGACCACCGCCGGCCCGCGAAACAGCTACATCCTGCATGCGCGCAATGCTTCGGGGCGTGTGGCAGACGCCACGGCAGAGAGCCCGGCCCCGGCCGAAGTGGTCGTCACCGTGCTGGATCTGGAAGGCACGGGACTGGCTTCTCCGGATTTGCTGGAGGCGGTGCGGGTGTATTTGAGTGATGACGATGTGCGCCCAGTAGCCGACCGGCTCACTGTTCGGGCTGCTGAGATCCTGCCGTACCGGGTGGACGCTGTTGTGTACATGTCGGGCACTGGGCCTGAGAACGAAGCCATCCTGGCTGAATGCAAGGAGCGCCTCGAGGCCTGGGTGAATCCCCGGCGCCGGTTGGGGCAAGAGGTGGCGCGGTCAGGGGTGGATGCCCAGTTGCACATTGCCGGCGTCCGCCGGGTGGAGCTGATGGGTTGGTCGGATATCCGCCCGACCAAAGCACAAGCGGCCTGGTGCGAAAGCGTCAGCGTGACGCGGGGTAGCTGA
- a CDS encoding phage tail protein I, with translation MKSLLPLNSTLLERGIEVATEEVTEIPLRTLYNPDTCPVHLLPYLAWAWSVDRWEPSWSEPVKRAAIKASYYIHAHKGTIGALRRVVEPLGYLIEIIEWFNTVPEGVPGTFALKVGVLETGITEEMYQELERLIDDAKPVGRHLTGLAISLETQGALNISVAVYEGDEIDVYPPVMRDIEVTGAFGVVGREHSIDTLDVYYD, from the coding sequence ATGAAAAGTCTGCTGCCGTTGAACAGCACCCTGCTGGAGCGGGGCATTGAAGTCGCCACGGAAGAAGTGACCGAGATCCCGCTTCGAACGCTGTACAACCCCGACACCTGCCCGGTTCATCTGTTGCCGTACCTTGCCTGGGCCTGGTCGGTTGACAGGTGGGAGCCGAGCTGGAGCGAGCCGGTCAAGCGCGCGGCGATCAAGGCCTCGTATTACATCCATGCGCACAAAGGCACCATCGGGGCTCTGCGGCGTGTGGTCGAGCCGCTGGGTTACCTGATCGAAATCATCGAGTGGTTCAACACCGTGCCCGAAGGTGTGCCTGGAACCTTTGCGCTCAAGGTCGGTGTGCTTGAGACCGGGATCACCGAAGAAATGTATCAGGAGCTGGAGCGCCTGATCGATGACGCCAAGCCCGTCGGCAGGCACCTAACGGGACTTGCAATCAGCCTTGAAACTCAAGGGGCTTTGAACATCAGTGTCGCTGTGTACGAAGGCGACGAAATCGACGTTTACCCGCCCGTCATGCGTGACATTGAAGTCACCGGCGCTTTCGGCGTGGTCGGACGCGAACACTCCATAGACACCCTGGACGTTTATTATGATTGA